One region of Jatrophihabitans cynanchi genomic DNA includes:
- a CDS encoding citrate synthase, translating to MSDAAVFTAPGCEPLELPVHPAVEGSAGADISKLLSSTGLVTYDPGFANTASCASEITYIDGDAGVLRYRGYPIDQLANGSTFIETSYLLIYGELPTAQQLGEFEDKIRRHTLLHEDLKRFFDGFPRDAHPMPVLSSAVSALSTFYQDSHNPFDAEQVELSTVRLLAKLPTIAAYAYKKSVGQPFLYPDNSLGLVENFLRMTFGLPAEPYEPDPVIVRALDMLFVLHADHEQNCSTSTVRLVGSSQANLFASVSAGINALFGPLHGGANQSVLEMLESIRHSGGDVGSFVQKVKAREAGVKLMGFGHRVYKNYDPRAAIVKKTADEILTGLGKRDDLLDIALELEGVALSDDYFIERKLYPNVDFYTGLLYRAMGFPTKMFTVLFAIGRLPGWIAQWHEMINDPQTKIGRPRQLYTGPGEREFVPVGKR from the coding sequence ATGTCAGATGCCGCCGTATTCACCGCGCCGGGGTGCGAGCCGCTCGAACTACCGGTGCACCCGGCAGTCGAGGGCTCGGCGGGCGCCGACATCAGCAAGCTCTTGTCGAGCACCGGCCTGGTGACGTACGACCCCGGGTTCGCGAACACCGCGTCCTGCGCCTCGGAGATCACCTACATCGACGGCGATGCCGGTGTACTGCGCTACCGCGGCTACCCGATCGACCAGCTCGCGAACGGCTCGACGTTCATCGAGACGAGCTACCTGCTGATCTACGGCGAGCTGCCGACCGCCCAGCAGCTCGGCGAGTTCGAGGACAAGATCCGCAGGCACACCCTGCTGCACGAGGACCTCAAGCGCTTCTTCGACGGCTTCCCGCGCGACGCGCACCCGATGCCGGTGCTCTCGTCGGCGGTGTCGGCGCTGTCGACCTTCTACCAGGACTCGCACAACCCGTTCGACGCCGAACAGGTCGAGCTGTCCACCGTGCGCCTGCTGGCCAAGCTGCCGACGATCGCCGCGTACGCGTACAAGAAGTCGGTCGGGCAGCCGTTCCTGTACCCGGACAACTCGCTCGGCCTGGTCGAGAACTTCCTGCGGATGACGTTCGGCCTGCCCGCCGAACCGTACGAGCCCGATCCGGTCATCGTCCGCGCCCTCGACATGCTGTTCGTGCTGCACGCCGATCACGAGCAGAACTGCTCCACCTCGACGGTGCGGCTGGTCGGCTCGTCGCAGGCGAACCTGTTCGCGTCGGTGTCGGCCGGCATCAACGCGTTGTTCGGTCCGCTGCACGGCGGCGCCAACCAGTCGGTGCTCGAGATGCTCGAGTCGATCCGCCACTCCGGCGGCGACGTCGGATCGTTCGTGCAGAAGGTGAAGGCGCGCGAGGCCGGCGTGAAGCTGATGGGCTTCGGCCACCGCGTCTACAAGAACTACGACCCGCGCGCGGCGATCGTGAAGAAGACGGCCGACGAGATCCTCACCGGCCTCGGCAAGCGCGACGACCTGCTCGACATCGCGCTCGAGCTCGAGGGCGTCGCCCTGTCGGACGACTACTTCATCGAGCGCAAGCTGTACCCGAACGTAGACTTCTACACCGGCCTGCTCTACCGGGCGATGGGCTTTCCCACCAAGATGTTCACCGTGCTGTTCGCGATCGGGCGGCTGCCCGGCTGGATCGCGCAGTGGCACGAGATGATCAACGACCCGCAGACCAAGATCGGCCGCCCGCGCCAGCTGTACACCGGGCCCGGCGAGCGCGAGTTCGTCCCGGTGGGCAAGCGCTGA
- a CDS encoding homogentisate 1,2-dioxygenase, whose amino-acid sequence MAYYQSRGSIPPKRHTQHRNPDGGLYYEELMGEEGFSSDSSLLYHRHIPSALVDARPWPLPDQSTVPNEPLLPRHLRLHELFGADAGAADVVTGRRLVLGNDDVRISYVVAGTDSPLYRNAIGDECIYLESGTATVETVFGTLEARAGDYVLLPRATTHRWLPTGDEPVRAYCIEANSHIAPAHRYLSRFGQLLEHAPFCERDLHGPGEPPQHDGTDVEVYIKHRSSGPSGLAGSVHVVPTHPFDVIGWDGCLYPYTFNVEDFMPITGKVHQPPPAHQVFEGANFVICNFVPRKVDYHPLSIPVPYYHSNVDSDEVMFYCGGDYEARKGSGIGQGSVSLHPGGHSHGPQPGAYERSVGVEFFDELAVMVDTFRPLRLGEGGRAADDRSYAWSWSGRGPDR is encoded by the coding sequence ATGGCGTACTACCAGTCGCGCGGCAGCATCCCGCCGAAGCGGCACACCCAGCACCGCAACCCCGACGGCGGGCTGTACTACGAGGAGCTGATGGGCGAGGAGGGGTTCTCCTCCGACTCCTCATTGCTGTACCACCGGCACATCCCGTCCGCGCTCGTCGACGCGCGGCCCTGGCCCCTGCCGGACCAGTCGACGGTACCGAACGAGCCGCTGTTGCCCCGTCACCTGCGCCTGCACGAGCTTTTCGGCGCCGACGCCGGTGCCGCCGACGTGGTGACCGGGCGGCGGCTGGTGCTGGGCAACGACGACGTCCGGATCTCCTACGTGGTGGCCGGCACCGACTCACCGCTGTACCGCAACGCGATCGGCGACGAGTGCATCTACCTCGAGTCGGGCACGGCGACGGTCGAGACCGTGTTCGGCACGTTGGAGGCGCGCGCGGGCGACTACGTGCTGCTGCCTCGCGCGACAACGCACCGCTGGCTGCCCACCGGTGACGAGCCGGTTCGGGCCTACTGCATCGAGGCCAACTCGCATATCGCACCCGCGCACCGGTACCTGTCCAGATTCGGCCAGCTGCTCGAGCACGCGCCGTTCTGCGAGCGCGACCTGCATGGCCCGGGCGAGCCGCCGCAGCACGACGGCACCGACGTCGAGGTGTACATCAAGCACCGCAGCAGCGGGCCGTCGGGCCTGGCCGGCTCGGTGCACGTGGTGCCGACCCATCCGTTCGACGTCATCGGCTGGGACGGCTGCCTGTACCCGTACACGTTCAACGTCGAGGACTTCATGCCGATCACCGGCAAGGTGCACCAGCCGCCCCCCGCGCACCAGGTCTTCGAGGGCGCCAACTTCGTCATCTGCAACTTCGTGCCGCGCAAGGTCGACTACCACCCGCTGTCGATCCCGGTCCCCTACTACCACTCGAACGTCGACTCGGACGAGGTGATGTTCTACTGCGGCGGCGACTACGAGGCGCGCAAGGGATCCGGCATCGGCCAGGGCTCGGTCAGCCTGCACCCGGGCGGGCACTCGCACGGCCCGCAGCCCGGGGCGTACGAGCGCTCGGTGGGCGTCGAGTTCTTCGACGAGCTCGCCGTCATGGTCGACACGTTCCGCCCGCTGCGCCTGGGCGAGGGCGGCCGGGCCGCCGACGACCGAAGCTACGCCTGGTCGTGGTCCGGCCGCGGACCGGACCGATGA
- the fahA gene encoding fumarylacetoacetase: MSTWLDVPDEHPYGIDNLPLGSVRDAAGRRFAAARIGDRAVELTHAGQYAPLFADGSLDAFLAAGPVTWRGLRALLTDWLTDDSYRRSVQPLLTPLSELTPVLAFTVADYVDFYASEDHASNVGRIFRPDGEPLTPNWKHLPIGYHGRSGTVVVSGTDVRRPSGQARNPDGSIRFGPSQRLDIEAEVGFVVGAGSAPGRPVPVSAFADHVFGLCLLNDWSARDIQAWEYVPLGPFLGKSFATSVGAWITPLDALAQAWVAPPARDLEPLGYLDDSAVPSGLDLQLEVSLNGTVVSRPPFATMYWTPAQMLAHLTVNGAHARPGDLFASGTVSGPERDQRGSLLELTWNGSEPLALADGTTRGFLQDGDEVAITATAPGPHGPIGIAEVRGRIVAS, translated from the coding sequence GTGAGCACGTGGCTGGACGTTCCCGACGAGCATCCGTACGGCATCGACAACCTGCCGCTCGGCTCGGTGCGCGACGCCGCCGGGCGCCGCTTCGCCGCCGCCCGGATAGGTGACCGGGCGGTGGAGCTGACCCACGCCGGGCAGTACGCGCCGCTGTTCGCCGACGGCTCGCTCGATGCGTTTCTCGCCGCCGGTCCGGTGACCTGGCGCGGCCTGCGCGCCCTGCTCACCGACTGGCTCACCGACGATTCATACCGCCGGAGCGTGCAACCGCTGCTGACGCCGCTGTCCGAACTGACCCCGGTCCTGGCGTTCACGGTCGCCGACTACGTCGACTTCTACGCCTCCGAGGACCACGCGTCGAACGTCGGACGGATCTTCCGGCCGGACGGCGAGCCGCTGACACCCAACTGGAAGCACCTGCCGATCGGCTACCACGGCCGGTCCGGCACGGTCGTGGTGTCCGGAACCGACGTGCGCCGGCCGAGCGGCCAGGCACGCAACCCGGACGGCTCGATCCGGTTCGGCCCCTCGCAACGGCTGGACATCGAGGCCGAGGTGGGCTTCGTCGTCGGCGCCGGTTCCGCGCCCGGGCGGCCGGTGCCCGTCAGCGCCTTCGCCGACCACGTGTTCGGGCTGTGCCTGCTCAACGACTGGTCCGCGCGTGACATCCAGGCCTGGGAGTACGTCCCGCTCGGCCCGTTCCTCGGCAAGTCGTTCGCGACCTCGGTCGGCGCCTGGATCACGCCGCTGGACGCCCTCGCGCAGGCCTGGGTCGCGCCACCGGCGCGCGACCTGGAGCCGCTCGGCTACCTGGACGACTCCGCCGTACCGTCCGGTCTCGACCTGCAGCTCGAGGTGAGCCTGAACGGCACGGTGGTGTCGCGGCCGCCGTTCGCGACGATGTACTGGACGCCGGCCCAGATGTTGGCGCATCTGACGGTCAACGGTGCACATGCCCGCCCCGGGGATCTGTTCGCGTCGGGCACCGTCAGCGGGCCGGAGCGTGATCAGCGTGGTTCGCTGCTCGAACTCACCTGGAACGGCAGTGAGCCGCTCGCGCTCGCCGACGGTACGACACGAGGCTTCCTGCAGGACGGCGACGAGGTAGCCATCACCGCGACCGCGCCGGGACCACACGGCCCGATCGGGATCGCCGAGGTACGCGGTCGGATCGTGGCTAGCTGA
- a CDS encoding acyl-CoA thioesterase domain-containing protein, producing MAAPYFRPISDQPGGGRFLAAAHTAGPWDRSQQHGGPPNALAVRAAERCAAAETGRADLRACRIASEFVGPVPVGEVTTAARVARAARSGVLVEVTVGGGGRDCLHSRIWLITDRDTGSVAPLGDPTAGPPTDREPAFGLSFPYSDSIDWHEESGSILVPGPASVWARPRPELVAGEAWTGLQRVAFIGDSASGISAELDWAEWTFLNVDLDVHLARPVEGDWLHMSAITALGPNGSGVARATLSDVYGPVGFTLQTLVLAPHRR from the coding sequence GTGGCTGCTCCTTATTTCCGCCCCATCTCGGACCAACCGGGCGGCGGCCGGTTTCTCGCCGCGGCGCACACCGCCGGTCCGTGGGATCGCTCCCAGCAGCACGGTGGCCCGCCCAACGCGCTCGCCGTGCGGGCCGCGGAGCGGTGCGCGGCGGCCGAGACCGGCCGCGCCGACCTGCGGGCCTGCCGGATCGCCTCGGAGTTCGTCGGGCCGGTGCCGGTGGGCGAGGTGACCACGGCCGCCCGCGTCGCGCGCGCGGCGCGCAGCGGGGTTCTCGTCGAGGTGACGGTCGGCGGGGGCGGCCGCGACTGCCTGCACTCGCGCATTTGGCTGATCACCGACCGGGACACCGGGTCGGTGGCGCCCCTCGGGGACCCGACCGCAGGGCCGCCGACCGACCGGGAACCGGCGTTCGGGCTGTCGTTCCCGTACTCGGACAGCATCGACTGGCACGAGGAGTCGGGGTCGATCCTGGTGCCGGGACCGGCATCGGTCTGGGCGCGGCCGCGTCCCGAACTCGTCGCCGGTGAGGCGTGGACCGGCCTGCAGCGCGTCGCCTTCATCGGTGACTCCGCCAGCGGCATCTCCGCGGAGCTCGACTGGGCCGAGTGGACGTTCCTGAACGTCGATCTCGACGTGCACCTGGCTCGACCGGTCGAGGGCGACTGGCTGCACATGTCGGCAATCACGGCTCTCGGCCCCAACGGCTCGGGGGTCGCGCGGGCCACCTTGTCCGACGTGTACGGACCGGTCGGATTCACACTGCAGACGTTGGTGCTGGCCCCGCACCGCAGGTGA
- a CDS encoding CPBP family intramembrane glutamic endopeptidase, whose protein sequence is MSERGSGEPELGSPDAAAPEVAASDGFVALPKQRYGLELLAVLGVSYGMSGISALLSFLRAQITINRGVGFRNVATGPINSGRKTEFQWLDILDQLAGVLSGLLPAFLAVVLLMRSPAGRGLGIGLDKLRGRELLQGCGFAALIGIPGLALVYVARELGLNAQIVVTDFPDVWYRIPVLLLDAFQDGVAEEIIVGAFVLTRLRQLGWTNPRALAASAVLRGSYHLYQGYGGFIGNAVMGIIFGWWFQRTRRVVPLVVAHFVIDAVSFIGYVYLHDKVSWI, encoded by the coding sequence GTGAGCGAGCGCGGCAGCGGCGAACCCGAACTCGGCTCCCCCGATGCCGCCGCCCCCGAGGTCGCGGCGTCAGACGGGTTCGTCGCCCTGCCGAAGCAGCGCTACGGCCTGGAACTGCTCGCCGTGCTCGGCGTGTCGTACGGCATGTCCGGCATCTCGGCGCTGCTCAGCTTCCTGCGCGCGCAGATCACGATCAACCGGGGCGTCGGCTTCCGCAACGTGGCGACCGGTCCGATCAACTCGGGCAGGAAGACCGAGTTCCAATGGCTGGACATCCTGGACCAGCTGGCCGGCGTGCTCAGCGGCCTGTTGCCGGCGTTCCTCGCCGTGGTGCTGTTGATGCGCTCGCCGGCCGGTCGCGGGCTCGGCATCGGCCTGGACAAGCTGCGCGGCCGAGAGCTGCTGCAGGGCTGCGGTTTCGCCGCACTCATCGGCATACCCGGCCTCGCCCTCGTGTACGTGGCGCGCGAGCTGGGCCTCAACGCGCAGATCGTGGTCACCGACTTCCCGGACGTCTGGTACCGCATCCCGGTGCTGCTCCTGGACGCGTTCCAGGACGGCGTCGCGGAGGAGATCATCGTCGGCGCGTTCGTGCTGACCCGGCTGCGCCAACTCGGCTGGACGAACCCGCGCGCGCTGGCGGCATCCGCGGTGCTGCGCGGCTCGTACCACCTGTACCAGGGTTACGGCGGCTTCATCGGCAACGCCGTGATGGGCATCATCTTCGGCTGGTGGTTCCAGCGCACCCGCCGCGTCGTCCCGCTCGTCGTCGCGCACTTCGTGATCGACGCGGTCAGCTTCATCGGTTACGTCTACCTGCACGACAAGGTGAGCTGGATCTGA
- a CDS encoding GNAT family N-acetyltransferase: protein MSDIELVNPVPVEEARPWLAAVSTALLGDPYDDDFSRRLARWTSDWIAERTWGARSSGRWVGTLATEPRRITVPGPDGGTGELAVDALTGVTVGVTHRRRGLLTRMITESLTAAKERGDAASILIAAEWPIYGRFGYAPAADDATYTYYSRHSGAAITPSGTGSVRQVDPAELGEHAHRIFAAARARRVGQVDRSELWWRRSLGLGGFERIGKTPNYYLREGSAGPDGVLAWRTTQDFELDGSLGAAEVVELVAANDDAYRDLWALLSGLDVIGKIRLPDRPVDEQVRWLLPDGRALKRTYSGDQTWLRLLDVPAALSARRYSVPGQLVIDVVGDSMGFADGRVLLEADGAAASCTRTEASADLRLSHRALAASYLGGRTLRQLAIGGGVEELRAGALVRADAMFGTGLAPWNATGF from the coding sequence ATGAGCGACATCGAACTCGTCAACCCGGTCCCGGTCGAGGAAGCCCGCCCGTGGCTCGCGGCGGTGTCGACGGCGTTGCTCGGTGACCCGTACGACGACGACTTCAGCCGCCGGCTGGCGCGCTGGACCAGCGACTGGATCGCCGAGCGCACCTGGGGCGCGCGCTCGTCCGGACGCTGGGTGGGCACGCTGGCCACCGAGCCGCGCCGGATCACCGTGCCCGGGCCGGACGGCGGCACCGGTGAACTCGCCGTCGACGCGCTCACCGGGGTGACCGTCGGCGTGACGCACCGCAGGCGTGGGCTGCTCACCCGGATGATCACCGAATCGCTCACCGCGGCGAAGGAACGCGGTGACGCCGCGTCGATCCTGATCGCCGCCGAGTGGCCGATCTACGGACGGTTCGGGTACGCGCCGGCGGCAGATGACGCGACGTACACCTACTACTCGCGGCACTCCGGTGCGGCGATCACCCCGAGCGGCACCGGCAGCGTGCGCCAGGTCGACCCGGCCGAACTCGGCGAGCACGCGCACCGCATCTTCGCCGCGGCCCGCGCGCGACGCGTCGGCCAGGTCGACCGCAGCGAGCTGTGGTGGCGCCGATCGCTCGGCCTCGGCGGCTTCGAGCGGATCGGCAAGACGCCGAACTACTACCTGCGCGAGGGGTCCGCCGGCCCGGACGGTGTGCTCGCCTGGCGGACGACGCAGGACTTCGAACTGGACGGCTCGCTCGGCGCTGCCGAAGTCGTGGAACTGGTCGCCGCGAATGACGACGCCTACCGCGACCTGTGGGCGCTGCTGTCCGGCCTGGACGTCATCGGCAAGATCCGGCTGCCCGACCGACCCGTGGACGAGCAGGTGCGCTGGCTGCTGCCGGACGGGCGCGCGCTCAAGCGCACCTACTCCGGCGATCAGACCTGGCTGCGGCTGCTGGACGTGCCCGCCGCACTGTCGGCGCGCCGTTACAGCGTGCCCGGGCAGCTGGTGATCGACGTGGTCGGTGATTCCATGGGCTTCGCCGACGGACGGGTGCTGCTCGAGGCCGACGGCGCCGCGGCGTCCTGCACCCGCACCGAGGCGAGTGCCGACCTGCGCTTGTCGCACCGCGCGCTCGCGGCGAGTTACCTCGGCGGCCGCACCCTGCGTCAGCTCGCCATCGGCGGCGGGGTCGAGGAACTGCGTGCCGGCGCGCTCGTCCGGGCCGACGCGATGTTCGGCACCGGCCTCGCGCCGTGGAACGCGACCGGGTTCTAA